Proteins encoded together in one Chitinophaga varians window:
- a CDS encoding adenylate kinase: MVNLILFGPPGSGKGTQSTKIIDKYGLIHLSTGDLLRSEIANKTPLGMEATKFMDQGLLVPDEVVIGMISSKLDANPEARGFIFDGFPRTTAQAEALDKLLALKKTAISVVLSLEVPEDELIKRLLNRGKTSGRSDDSSEDVVKARIVEYHNKTAPVADHYAKFGKFKKVKGDGSEAEVFDLLCKELNELVAEKV; this comes from the coding sequence ATGGTCAATCTCATTTTATTTGGCCCTCCCGGCAGTGGTAAGGGTACACAAAGTACTAAGATAATAGATAAGTATGGGCTTATACATCTGTCCACCGGCGATTTGCTGCGTTCAGAGATAGCCAATAAAACTCCTCTGGGTATGGAAGCCACCAAGTTTATGGACCAGGGTCTGCTGGTACCGGACGAAGTGGTAATTGGGATGATCAGCTCCAAGCTGGACGCCAATCCGGAAGCCCGGGGTTTCATTTTTGACGGTTTCCCCCGGACTACTGCCCAGGCAGAAGCACTGGACAAACTGCTGGCGTTGAAGAAAACCGCCATCTCGGTGGTATTGTCCCTCGAAGTACCGGAAGATGAATTGATCAAACGTCTGCTGAACCGTGGCAAAACCTCCGGCCGCAGTGACGATTCCTCTGAAGACGTGGTAAAAGCCCGCATCGTGGAATATCACAATAAAACCGCGCCTGTAGCTGACCACTACGCCAAATTCGGTAAGTTTAAGAAAGTAAAGGGAGACGGCTCCGAAGCAGAAGTATTTGACCTGCTTTGCAAAGAGTTGAACGAGCTGGTAGCAGAAAAGGTATAA
- a CDS encoding glycoside hydrolase family 3 N-terminal domain-containing protein, which produces MNKKKNRKINTTSHQPQDKASQWVDSVFQSLTPEERIAQLIVIRAHSNLGQDHINAVAQDIRDNKVGGLIFFQGGPLREANLTNYYQSISKVPLLISVDGEWGLGMRLDSVTSLPRNMMIGATRDTALAYEAGRVMGEQCKRIGIHLDFAPDMDINNNPNNPVINDRSFGENKYQVASLGVAAIRGMQSTGVMACAKHFPGHGDTNVDSHFDLPSINKSRQALDSLELYPFREAIAAGVGSVMVGHLFIPAIDNKPNTPTSISYKAVTKLLKNELGYKGLIVTDALEMKGIAKFYSKGQESLQSLLAGNDLMILPSTASGSVSAIMKAIKKGQISQQEVDARVKKVLHAKYDLGLWKPQRIETNNLTNDLNAMTDTLTRRIAEKAITLVRNDQKLIPFSPAMTQQKLAVIAVGADGNNAFLDAVRAYKPGTDAFIFTSRQSVQQIAPIISRIQRDYKAVIISVHNFSRRPANNFGLSLAERLIVKQLQSEMPSATVVFGNPYAIQHWCDAPTIVAAYEDDSITQKVAADLLFGKLGPKGKLPVTVCPGLPEGTGISYDVNLFTDLPTATPAEAGMNEARLAGIDALANDMIARGAAPGCEVLALKDGKIVYNRTFGHYEYNSQEPVTPGSVYDLASVTKVCATTISIMRLHDEGKVSLDGTLGEYLPFVQGTDKAGLKIRDVLLHQAGLVSFIPFYKETLYPDGRPDTVLYHSTADELYSVQVADNMFMDHRYVDSIWKKILDSKVTPHQGYVYSDLDFLFLGKVVEQVSGKRLDQYVRETFYKPLGLATTGFLPRDRFPLSLLVPTERENFFRMQLLRGFVHDPGAAMLGGVAGHAGLYSNAHDLGVIMQMLLNNGSFGGVQYIKPETVRLFTAYNSSISRRGLGFDKPEKDNNTRRESYPSKLTSGATFGHTGFTGTCVWADPASKMVFIFLSNRVYPNGGSNSKLSALNTRGKMMDVVYEAMKP; this is translated from the coding sequence ATGAATAAAAAGAAGAACAGGAAGATCAACACCACCTCCCACCAGCCACAAGATAAGGCTTCTCAATGGGTTGACAGCGTATTTCAATCTCTTACACCGGAAGAACGTATTGCGCAGCTCATCGTCATCAGAGCTCATTCCAATCTGGGACAGGACCACATCAATGCGGTGGCCCAGGATATCCGCGACAATAAAGTCGGCGGTCTGATCTTCTTCCAGGGCGGCCCCCTGCGGGAAGCTAACCTGACCAACTACTACCAGTCCATCTCCAAAGTACCGCTGCTGATATCTGTAGACGGCGAATGGGGCCTGGGCATGCGCCTGGACAGCGTAACCTCCCTGCCCCGCAACATGATGATCGGCGCCACCCGCGATACCGCCCTGGCTTATGAAGCCGGCCGTGTGATGGGTGAACAATGTAAACGTATTGGCATCCATCTCGATTTCGCACCCGATATGGACATCAACAATAACCCGAACAACCCGGTCATCAACGACCGCTCCTTCGGCGAGAACAAATACCAGGTCGCCAGTCTGGGCGTTGCTGCCATCAGAGGCATGCAATCCACCGGCGTAATGGCCTGCGCCAAACACTTTCCCGGCCATGGTGATACCAATGTGGACTCCCACTTCGACCTGCCCTCTATCAACAAAAGCCGGCAGGCGCTCGACTCTCTTGAGCTGTATCCCTTCCGGGAAGCCATCGCCGCAGGCGTAGGCTCGGTCATGGTAGGGCACCTCTTTATTCCCGCCATCGATAACAAACCCAATACACCCACTTCCATTTCCTATAAAGCAGTAACCAAACTGCTGAAAAATGAACTGGGCTACAAAGGCCTCATTGTAACCGATGCTCTTGAAATGAAAGGCATCGCCAAGTTCTACTCCAAGGGACAGGAATCCTTACAGTCCCTGCTGGCAGGCAACGACCTCATGATCCTGCCTTCCACCGCTTCCGGCAGCGTATCCGCTATCATGAAAGCGATCAAAAAAGGGCAGATCAGCCAACAGGAAGTGGACGCCCGCGTTAAAAAGGTTCTACATGCCAAATATGACTTAGGTCTATGGAAACCACAACGCATTGAAACAAATAATCTGACCAATGACCTCAACGCGATGACTGATACGCTGACCCGCCGCATTGCGGAAAAAGCGATCACGCTCGTGAGAAACGACCAGAAACTGATTCCTTTCTCTCCGGCCATGACACAGCAGAAACTGGCCGTGATCGCGGTAGGCGCCGACGGGAACAATGCTTTCCTGGACGCGGTCAGAGCATATAAACCCGGCACCGATGCCTTTATCTTTACTTCCCGGCAGTCCGTACAACAGATCGCACCTATTATCTCCCGCATTCAGCGTGATTATAAGGCGGTGATCATCAGCGTACATAACTTCAGCCGCCGTCCGGCCAATAATTTTGGCCTGTCGCTGGCTGAACGCCTGATCGTAAAACAACTGCAATCAGAAATGCCTTCCGCGACCGTGGTGTTTGGCAATCCATACGCTATTCAGCACTGGTGCGATGCGCCCACTATCGTAGCGGCCTATGAAGATGACAGCATCACACAGAAAGTGGCGGCTGACCTGCTGTTTGGTAAATTAGGCCCTAAAGGCAAACTGCCGGTAACGGTATGCCCGGGCCTGCCGGAAGGAACAGGCATCTCTTACGATGTCAACCTGTTTACCGATCTGCCTACCGCCACACCAGCAGAAGCAGGGATGAATGAAGCCCGTCTGGCCGGCATCGACGCCCTTGCCAATGATATGATCGCCCGTGGCGCTGCGCCCGGCTGCGAAGTGCTGGCCCTGAAAGACGGAAAGATAGTTTACAACCGTACCTTCGGTCATTATGAATACAACAGCCAGGAGCCGGTTACTCCCGGTTCTGTTTACGATCTCGCTTCTGTCACCAAAGTATGCGCCACCACCATTTCCATCATGCGGTTGCATGATGAAGGAAAAGTGAGCCTGGACGGCACGCTGGGGGAGTACCTGCCCTTTGTACAGGGCACAGATAAAGCGGGACTGAAAATACGGGACGTACTGCTGCATCAGGCAGGGCTTGTTTCTTTTATTCCGTTCTACAAGGAAACTTTATATCCCGATGGGCGGCCTGATACGGTCCTGTATCATAGCACAGCGGACGAATTATATTCCGTACAGGTCGCCGATAATATGTTCATGGACCATCGTTACGTAGATTCCATCTGGAAAAAGATCCTCGACAGTAAGGTAACCCCTCATCAGGGCTATGTTTACAGCGACCTGGATTTTTTATTCCTTGGCAAAGTAGTAGAGCAGGTGTCAGGGAAAAGGCTGGACCAATACGTTCGGGAAACGTTTTATAAACCACTGGGGCTGGCCACTACCGGCTTTCTGCCCAGAGACAGGTTTCCGCTGTCTTTGCTGGTGCCTACCGAGCGGGAAAACTTCTTCCGGATGCAGTTGCTGCGTGGTTTTGTGCACGACCCCGGAGCAGCCATGCTGGGTGGCGTTGCCGGCCATGCAGGACTGTATTCCAATGCACATGATCTGGGCGTGATTATGCAGATGCTGCTGAATAACGGCTCATTTGGAGGCGTACAGTATATCAAACCGGAAACAGTAAGGCTGTTTACTGCCTATAACAGCAGCATCAGCCGCCGCGGGCTGGGCTTCGACAAACCGGAAAAAGATAATAATACCCGCCGGGAAAGCTATCCTTCCAAACTGACTTCCGGCGCCACCTTTGGCCATACCGGCTTTACCGGTACCTGTGTATGGGCAGATCCCGCCAGCAAAATGGTGTTCATCTTCCTGAGCAACAGGGTATATCCCAACGGAGGTTCCAACAGCAAGCTGTCAGCGCTCAACACAAGGGGTAAGATGATGGATGTGGTATATGAAGCAATGAAGCCATAA